The Vicia villosa cultivar HV-30 ecotype Madison, WI linkage group LG1, Vvil1.0, whole genome shotgun sequence genome includes a region encoding these proteins:
- the LOC131641382 gene encoding uncharacterized protein LOC131641382, whose protein sequence is MAPYEALYGRKCRSPVCWAVVGEKNILGSEIIQKTTEKVKVIQDNLKKAQDRRKNYADKRRRPLEFEVGDHVYLKVTPRLRLGGSFKTCKLSPRYVGPYQIVSRVGEVAYQLALPPSLFGLHDVFHVSQLRRFVSDVFHPILLDSIAVEPDLSYDPQPCCILEHASKSLRNKEIPLVKVLWDETCPEEATWELESEMRESYPHLFW, encoded by the coding sequence atggctccctatgaGGCCCTATATGGGAGGAAGTGCCGATCTCCCGTGTGTTGGGCTGTGGTAGGAGAGAAGAATATTCTTGGATCAGAAATTATACAAAAGACCACTGAGAAAGTCAAGGTAATCCAAGATAATCTTAAGAAAGCCCAAGACCGACGGAAGAATTATGCGGACAAGCGAAGGAGACCTCTAGAATTTGAAGTGGGAGATCACGTGTATTTGAAGGTCACCCCGAGGTTGAGGTTGGGAGGATCATTCAAAACGTGTAAACTCAGTCCaagatacgtgggaccgtatcAGATTGTGAGTCGAGTAGGTGAAGTGGCCTATCAGTTGGCTTTGCCACCTTCACTATTCGGACTGCACGATGTATTTCATGTATCTCAACTCCGAAGGTTTGTGTCTGATGTCTTCCATCCTATCCTTCTGGATTCTATTGCAGTGGAACCAGATCTTTCTTATGATCCACAACCTTGCTGTATCTTGGAACATGCTAGCAAGTCTCTAAGGAATAAGGAGATACCCCTTGTGAAAGTGTTGTGGGATGAGACGTGTCCTGAGGAAGCTACATGGGAGCTTGAGTCAGAGATGCGAGAATCCTACCCTCACTTGTTTTGGTAA